In Ruegeria sp. YS9, the genomic window GAGGAAGGCTAGCTCGGCCACCAGACCCTGCTGTTCTTCAATAGACAGGCCGCGCCTGCCGCCGCTGCGCAGCAGGTGATGCCAGCGCAGCGTTCGACTGACTGCGCGCGATAGGGCGTGCTGCGGTTCGCTCGCCTGTTCAGCCGCGGCTACGACGTCTCGGCACAACGTCTCGAACAAGTCGATGTGGGCCTTTTCCTGCAAGGTGATGCAATAGGAGTTCCGGCCATCGACGACTCGGTAGAACACCCCGATATGCTTCAGCTTGGGCAGCGAGCATACTTCGGACATATCATCCGACATCCGCAGAAGCAGGGCAGGCGCGTTGTCGGGCATGCGCACCCAGAAGAAATCATGGCACCCCTTGCTGTTCACACGCCGCGCCCCGCTAGGGGGCAGTCCGTCCCACGGCGTCTCAGTCATCTTCGAAGGCTCCATCATCCTCTTCATCCGACCCATAGATCTCGCGGAACTTCTGGGTATTGATGATGTACTCCACCCGATCGCTCGGCTTGGCGGATTGGGGGAAGCTGATGCTCCAGCCGATGACGGGCCGATCTGGGATCCGGTCCAAGTGCGGGAGATCGCCTTCCTCCGGCGGCCGGACCTTGACGACATGGAGCACGAACAGCGGCTTGTCGCGCACCTGCCTGTATATTCTATCCGGGAATGAAGGCCGGTGGGATTCAGGCTTTCCGTCCTCTTTCAAGCTCTGAAGGTATTCCTCTTCTGCCTGTTTCGCCTTCACCGGCTCGACACCGATCTTTTCCACGCCGCGTGAGGCGATACGAGCACGTTTACCGCTCATGGAAAGCATGTGGTCAGTCAGATCCTTGTAGCCGACGCTGCGCACCTGAGGGCCTACCCTCCACCCGGCGATATCGAACAGCTCCGTGTCGCCGGAAACGCTGGTGACCAACACGTCCCATTTCTCCAGTTCGTCATGCTGTCGCTCGCCGATGTAGGATCGGATGGGCGTGGTTTGCGTCAGGAAGGCCTGTTCGTGGTTGCGCCACGCCAGCAGGAAGTTGTCAATCAGGTTCACCGAGACATCGCGGATCAGGAAGCCACCGGTTTCCTTTTTGGCTGAAGACCGGTGGAAACCTGCGCTGGATAGGCCCTCCAGGAATTTCCGGGCGGCGTCTTCGTTGGCTGAAATATCTGCCGGTTTGGCGCTGATCTTGGCCGTTTCGACCCAAGCGTTGGACAGCCCGATCAGCACGTGCTTCTGGCCCGACCCCATCTTGTTGCGCGCGGTCACCAACAGTGATGCAGGATGGCTGCGCACGGCCAAACCGAAATCGGCGGGCGAGGCCTTTGCCTTCTCCATCTTCTTGAGTTCCAGATGGAGCTCCTCACTGGCCTCGGCGATGTGGGCGTACCAGTCGATCGCCTCTGATGGCATCCAGATCCGACACAGATCTTCGTACCCGCCGCGGTAGCCGAACCACCGACCCATCTGCATCAGGGTGTCGTACATCATGGTGTTGCGCAGGAACCAGGTGATCGTTAGGCCTTCGAGAGTAAGCCCCCGCGACAGTGAGAAACCGCCGACTGAGATCACGGTCTGACCGACGGGGGATTCACCGGAATAGTCCAAGCCATTGGATCGGCTGTTGACCTCGACGACCTTGGCTGGCGCCACGGCGTCCAGCATGGCGCTTTGGATCGGATCCCAATCCAGTTCGGCTTCCGCGTATTCCCGTTGCCAGGTTTTCTGCAAGGCGGCGATCTGAGGGTCGCGTAGTCCGTCCCTGCCACGCGATCCGTTGACCCGCAGAGAATCGAGAATCGCACCTAGGTATTCGTGTAGACGGTTCCGCAATCTGCCTTGGACATCAGTGAAACGGCTCGCGTTGACCAGCATCGAACAATGAGAAGATGCCTGACCGCGTAGGTTCCTGATGGTGCGGGCGATCAGAAATGCTCGGGCTGCCTCCTTGAGGCTTTCAGGCAGTTCATCCACCTTACGGTCGATCTTGTGTTTGATCGGCAGGATATCTTCGTTGTCACGGATGGTGCGCAGCCAGACAGGATCACCTTCGTCAGGGATGCCGTCGATGAAGATTTTCTTCGCGCCGAAGTAGTTCGACGGCGCGTCCAACCCGACGATGAAGTGTTTGGGGAACAGGTCTTCCTTCAACACGTCGTCGTACTGATCGGGATCGACGAAGATGTTGGCGAAAGGCGTCGCAGTGTAGCCGACATAGCAGCTGCGATGAAACATATTCAGAAGATCGCGGATCTGACTGTTGATCTTCGTGATATCTTCTTTGGAATACTTGGTGTTGATGGACGCGTTGTCAGCCTCGTCATCGATCAGCAGCATGGGCTGGTCGATCATTTGATCGTCGCCACGTGCGCTGTTCTCGCGCAGCCAGTCCAGAAGGTTCTTCAAAGTGCTGTGGTTCTTCTTAATCACCAGCACCACGGGCACCTTGTAGGAGTCGATCTGGCTGGTGTTGGTAGACGCGGTGCCTTTTTTGAAGTCGAACAAGGTGTTAGTGAGACTCACCGGAACCTTGCGGTCGTCGAAAAGCCCGACACCGATGGCCCGGTTTCCCTTTTTGCCTTGGGTTGCAAGGCGCCCCGTGTCGCGGCCGATGAAGCCCTCGTCGATCCGCTCCTGGGTCTGGTTGCGCAGATTGTTGTGGATCCCGGCAATGACAACGATAAGCCGATACCCTGCGTCGGCGGCTTTGCAGATGAGCCCGGTGTAGTTCGCCGTCTTACCGCTCTGGACGTGACCAACCACCATGCCCCGGCGATCCCACTTTTCGGCCAGTCCCGGGTTGCCTAGCCGCCCAAGTATTCGGTCGGTGATCTGGTCCAGACCGGTTACGACGTCCTGCGGAAGACCATTCTTGTGCAATAGCTTCTTGTAGCGGTCCCAGTAATAAGGATCGATGCTGGCCTTGGCTTCGTCCAACCAGGGGCGGAAACTCTCGTCGTCGACGGTTGCGCCAAGTCCCATGGTTATGCCGAACCGCTCTTCAATGTCGCGAGCCAGCTGTTCCAACGCCTCTGGAGCGGCATTCACGTTGAGAGCAGCGTTCATGGTCTTGATGAAGCTTCTAAGATCGTCGCCGCTCTTGCGCTCATGCGCCAGAGACTGGGAAACGACGTTATCCAGATGCTTGAGTTGTGCGCTCACTAATGTTCTCCTTGCTCGATTTCTTCAGCCAGCTGCCGGACGGAATCCTTGTGATTCACGAATGGCTCGGTTGAACACAGGGTCTTGAGGATTTCGGAACCTGTCATGCCGGTCTTCAGTAGTTCCCGAATGGCGGTTTCGGCCATTTCCGACAGATCGGCGAAATCCGACCTGTCCGACTCGACACTTTCGGCACCGCCAAGCATGTCGGCATGCAGCGCTGCGACAGGCAGACCGGACCCCAGAAGCGTGATGCAGGCCCGAAAACCGTGTCGGAACTCCTCGGGCAGGAGATCCGAAAAGCCTTTGATCGACGGGTGTTCTATGTTTGGCCGGTACACGATCCCGCCATCTTTCTGGATGCGGTTCCAAAGCGGCAGGTTTTCTTCTGACACCAGCTTTCGGCCGCGACGCTGATATGTGCGTTTGGAGGTTCCTTGGAGCCTTTCGACGATCTTGCGAAGACGCTCCCGAACGATGGGCGGCATCTGGGCTGACGCTTTGCGCACGTCGATCTTCCAGTCCGCGTCCATCGTGTTGGGGATGTCGACCCTGACACGCGACAGTTTCGTCAGCTCGGTCTGCCTAGCTAGGCCCAGCCAGCTACCTGCGATGATAAGGCGCTTTTCCCTGTAGATGTAGAACCCCTGCGATCGCAGATGCCCCTCGGGCCCGCCCAGCTCCTCCCATTCGGCTCTCGACATCATCTTGTGATGCGGCAGTGTATAGCATTGGGTAACGACCTCGCCTCTGACCAAGGGCAGAACTTCTTCCGGATCGACCTGCGTTGCCTTGTGGGTCGTGGCGAAAGGGTCATTCGGCGCAAGAAGCCGACCGTTCAAAAGGAGTTTCAACTTGGGTCTGCTTCCCTCCATGTAGCGGTGGAAGCAAAGGCGCAGGTGCCGTTCCGCGCCCGACAGCGCCTTGTTGATCTCAGCGGATCGTTTGGCCGTGTCGTGCCGGAAATTAGTCGAGAGTCGGTCCAACTTGCGCCAGAGGACTATTGTTCCGGTCTCGGGCAGTCTGTCTACTGCAGGAAGGCCATGGAGGTCGTCCTCCAGATCCACGTTCCAGACATTCTTTTTCGCCACCTTGTCCAGATCCCAAGTGGCCCCCGAAGTATGTCCGTCCCTGCGGGAAATCACAGTAAGCTGGCGGCATTGCGAAAAGCTGGCGCTCTTCAACCCCAAGCCAAAGCGACCAAGATCGTGTCCTTCGCGCTCGGCCAACGGGTTTTTTGAACCCGGTCGCATGGCTTCTATGAGTTCTGCCTCCGTCATGCCGGATCCATCATCGACGATCGCGATCCAAGGTTCGTCGGTAGTTGTTTCGGCCAGAACCTCGACGCGTCCGGCTCCGGAGGTGACCGAATTGTCGATGATGTCGGCCATGGCAGTTTCTAGGGTATATCCGAAGTCCCGCATGCCTTCGATCAACGATGCGGCATGTGGTGTGGCATCCGCCTGCCTTTTTCCGTTGATTTGTAGGTTGCCTTGGACTGATTGCACGGCTTCTTCTCGCTGTCTGTCGTATTTGCTTGAAATCTGCAGTCTTTTCTCGAGTCCCGAATTGACACCAGTTCCTGCGAAAGGTGAAGAGGTCATTTCGGTTTCTCTCCCAAATTCGGATCGGGCCGTCGCGTTCGCAGAGTTCGCCCCGCGGCCGCGTTCAATTGCCTTCAACAGTTAAAATGGTGATGCGCACTAAGTGAAACCACCTGCCTGAGGTTTGAAAGTCTGCCATTTCCTTTCGATCTGGCGCCATTTTTAATGAAAGTTGAGATCAACAAGATGGTAGGCGTCGCCCGAGGTGGATGTGTCCGCTGACCAGGTGGTCCTCGGATCGATGCAAGCAGTTGAAGAGTATTCCGCAATATGTCGAAGTATTCCACTTGATCCCGTGTCGCCAATGCCATTTGGCATTTAGCTTTTGAAGGACTGCAACTCAGAAAAAAGGAAGCGGATATGAAAAAGCCGAACCGCAATGCCGACATCAAGAACCCTAACAAAGGTACTCCGGGGCAGAACAAGACTCATGCCAAGGCGCAAGGAAATCGCGGCAAGCAGCTGAACCCCCACAACAAACTTGCGGGTTCAAAAAAGCCGTGATTCATATTGTACGGGGCCGTTTGTCGGCCCCGGCAATTTTAGAAAGAACAATGACCAAAAAACCAACTTCGAAAAAGGACAAGTTCCCTCAAACAAAAGAACTTGTGCGTATCGCCTTGAATGATGGAATGACCCAGGCAGCAATTGCAACCATGTGCAGAACTCAGCAGTCACAGGTGAGCAAATGGAAGTCGGGCGAGCGATTGGCGGCCCGCGGTCAGGTAACAGAGTTACTCAAACGATATGGCGACAAATTCCGCCGTGTTCCTTTCAAACTCTATCAGACGAGGGGCAATTCCAGCGCGTCTGAGCAGTTGGTGCGTGTCGAAGGGAAGTTGATACTGAGAGAGAAGTTCCGCGCGACATGTGGTCTTGCAGGGCGCAATCGTGATGGTTGCACGGCGCTACGCATCTCTGTCCATCATCAAAAAGATGAATTCTTTGTTGTCGTGGTCGAAAACACCTGTGCACCTTTCCCTGGCCCAGGTCTCCGCCACCAAGTTCCCACTATCACGGATCGGCATGCATCATGGTTTTTGTGCGGAACGCTTGCGGCGGCGATAAAGGAGTGCAACATCGGGGAACTGCTGAACTGGATGTATAGCCTTGGTAGGAGCAAATCAGTCGATGATTTCCCGGGACTGTTCGAGCTTCCATTTCTTGTGACAGAATCGCTTTTGAACCACGGGTTCAAGTTGAAAGGTATTGTGGAATTCAAGGTGCCTGAATAGACTGGCGGTCCACAACCAGACAGCCCAACCAGGCATCCCGGCACCGCCAAGTAACGGAAAAGGTGCGTCAGGTTCGTGAGCAGTACTGCACGCCACGCGGTCGAGCCTTTTGCTTTCGCGTCGCGCACGAACCGTTTTGGACCGAACGGGACGACCCGAGCCAAAGCCTAACCCGCGATGGCAGGCTCCTCCCCAAGGGGTTAGGGGTGGGACAGCCGCCAAGCCGCGAGCCTGGCTCGCCGCTTGGCGGCGCTTTTTTCGTTTTATGGGTGGGAGTTTGAGCGCCAAGGGTATGATAGCCTTCGGGGCCGGTTGTCCAGTTTGCTTGGAAACCAATTTGTTGGTTTGCGGCAGGCTGGAAGGAGGGGCGATCGGTCCTTGCAACCACTCCTTGCAAAAAATCTAACAATGACAGGCGCGTCGGTTCGCCTCAAAATTTGACCCCGGATTTTGCAAAAATGGCCAAATGTCAAACTAAGGATGGTGCTGAACCATCTATACAGCATGGGGAACTTAGAGCGGCGTAGGGAAAAGGTGGAAGTATACGGGCCGTCGGTCGGGAGCACTCCTCCCGACGATCTCTGTTCACACATCTCTGGAGATCACCAAGCCTTTTAGGGCGCGCCTGCGTTCTTGCCTCCTCACGGGAAAGCCTAAGCCGTCGAGAGTATTCTTTTTTCCGGCACGATTTTTTACTTCTTGAGTATTCGCAAGTTTCCCATCTCGGAACGTTAAAAGATCTACTTGGCCTGTTCGGGCGCGTAAGCTCTCTATATGGCTCGTGCTGAGCCAAGCTGTACGCTGGCCTGAGTTGAATAAGTGTTCTTCTCTATGCCAAGTGTGACCCAGCATGTGTTTCGTCGCTCAGAGAGCTTTTCTGGCTTGCGTTCGGTTGCGTTTCTTCCAGAGAGTCATGTTTTATTGGGTTTTTGCGCTTAATAGGTTTACCTTTTGGTTTGAAAAACCTGATTTCGGGCCGGATCTGTCAACTTAATGTAAACTTAGTGTAAACCTTTTGGCCTGAAACCGGCTGTTTTGACAGGTATAAGGTTTACATTCCGTCGAACCCGGGAAGGCGGATGTAAACCTTTGTCAACCTTGTGCAACCTCAGTTCAATCAGCGAGGGACCCAGCGAGGCAGGGTTCACCAGCCATTCCGCGCCGCAATCTCGAAAACCCGTTCCATTTTTCTTTTTGAGGTCGACAAAGGCGCCTCAATAGCTGCACTCTCCGTAAGGTAGGCTCAGGATCACTCCCGTTGCTCACGTCACGGAGGAACCGCAACCAGGCGAGCTCATTCATTGTCAGGACGTCTTTCTGGTCATACATGGCTCCTACCTCCCGAAGATAGTCTTGATCGCCGTCTCTGACCGACTGGTCAACCGAGGATCGGTGTTGTTGGAGGCCTTGCGAATTGCCTTTAGCCAGCCAAGTTCATTCGACGTGACAGGTTCTCCGAACACCTCGAAAACTGCCTCAGCTGCAGTCAGGCCGATCGACTGCTCAATTGCGAGGCGCATAAGGTAGGCAGCGTCGCATTCCAGAGCTTTCGCTAAAGCCGGGACGCGATCCAATGCCACCTTGGAACTACCCTGCTTGATCATTGTAATCATGTTCGGGTTGACGTATCCCACCTGCGCCGCGATCTCGGCTTGGCTCTTGGTAGGTTTCAGCTCGAGCACCCTTCGTTCGACATACGTCGCCATCCGGGTGTCTCCATACGGTTTATTTGTCATCGCTATCCTCTCAGAAGTGATGCAGCACGCGCTGCATGTCTTCGATATAGCGATGATCTGGATGGGAATGCGCGGCGGGAGAAGCAGAAGAAAAGGCCTCCAGAAGGGGCAACTCGGGATCTTGCGAACCCTAGTTCCCACTCAGTTCATACCAAGGCAACGGTTCTATCGCATTTATCTTTGCTGTTAGAGTTACATCGCCATAGTCGTCACCTGCCGTCTTTCCGGCATGCCCTTGGATGGCATCAACCACGCGATCTGAGATACCAAGTTCACGACACTGAGTCTTGAAACGATGCCGCCACGCATGATTGGGCAGCAAACCTTCTGGCGCCAGCCCGGACTTACTAAGCCATGCTGCAACCTGATTTGCGATACGCTTTGCTTTGCGTGAATAGTCCTCTTGTTTCGTGCCGCCATGGAACATTGGGCCGGGATTCGAGGCTTCGACAAAATCGATGAAGCCCTCGCTTATGATCTGGGGATGCAGCGGGGCGTCACGATATCCACCTGTCTTGATTGAACCAGCGTCGGGCGTGATCCTGACAACCCAATGCCCATCGATCTTGCGCACGTCTTCTTTTCGAAGCTGGGTAATCTCAGATATGCGCGCGCCGGTAAAGGCGCAGATGATTGGTGCCCATCGCTTTGCATCGACCAAGTGCGATTTTTCCCTGACGTAGCCACGCTCATCTTCGTTGGGTTGATAGGTGCGGCTGGCCCTCAAGACCTTGTTAGCTTCGGTCACCACGTAGCCGCGTTCTCTGGTGTGTTGTTTCTTAGGCTTTGCTTGCCGCACATTGGCAGTTGGGTTCTCAGTCAGCATTTCGTTTTCGACCGCCCACGAAAATAATGACCTGATGGTTGAGAGATACACGTCACTGACTGTCTTGGCGGACAAATCATTCATCAGGCAATCACGCCACGCTATCAGGTCTTTCTTAGTGACCCGTGTGGCGTCGTCGTGTTTCAGGTGTTTGACGAGCTTATCAATGACCGGCTGTTGTCGGCCTGTGCCAGACCGCATGAACCCGGCTTGCTGACGGTGCGCAACATAGCCTTTCCAGAGCTGTTTAATGCTGACCGGAGTAGGGGCGTTTTCCGAGGGCTGTGCGTTCACAATGATTGATGCGGTGGGTTTGCCTGTAAAATCGCCTTCATCGCGCTCAGCGACGTGCGCAAGTGCTTCTAGCTCCGCATGGCAAAGGGCACGAGCTATCTCACGCCATTCGGTGCTGCCCGGTGCTGCATCAAGGTTGCCAGCGGCCCTGAAGCGTTCAATCTGCGCACCGACCAGTTCACCCAGTTCTGCGTCATTGGCGTTTCCGGCTATGGCGGTGCGTAGGCGTTCGACCAGCAGGTCATCGATGCCAACTGCAGAGTAGCGTGGATCATTTCTAAGCTGATCATCTAAGGCCATGCGCTGGTGGTAGTGGCTGTGCGCGATCTGGCCTGGTGCCAGCGGAAAGCGGGCTGGGGAGTTGGGTTGCTGGTTCGGGTTCGCTTTTTGCTCAGCCACTGCGATCTGGTGTTGAATCTGCGTAACAGCCCCGGGCAAAAGCTTGAGCGCCTCGCGGCGATCACCGCCCAGCGGGATACGCAGTTCGGTCTTGCCGATGATTCCGCGCAGGTCTTTCGGAACCACAACACGTGCGTGATACCGTCCGGAACGGTTTACGAGGTGACGAACTCTGCCTGCCATGGGAACTCCTTTTGTAACCAAAGTTGTAACCTTGAAGCGGACAAATGCCCCTATTTGCAAGGCTTTTCTTTTATATCAAAAGGTTAGGATGGTGGGTGATGAGAGACTCGAACTCCCGACATCTTCGGTGTAAACGAAGCGCTCTACCAACTGAGCTAATCACCCGTGATGCTGCATTTAGCCAAGCCTGCGGGCAGGTGCAAGAGGGTCTGGAAGATTTTCTTGCGTTCCGTCTTCGGCGGCCGATCAACGGGGCATCATGCAAGCAGTAGGCAGAACAAGCGGGCGCTCTGGGCGCCTTTCGGGCCGGAAGGTGCACAGCCTAATTTTCAGACAGATCGATGGAAAACGCCTTGCTGAACCTGCGACCCATCACGTGTAAATGGCCAAAGGCGCTTGCGCGCCACCGGTGGCGTCCGATATCCCCGGAGAGACTGAAACAAACCGGTCGGGAGTTTACATGACCCTATCCTTCGCCCGCCGATTTTGGATGGTGGCATTGGTCCTTGGCGTGACGGCGCTGGCCCCGATCCGGGCCGGTGCAGAAGGCATTCTGGTCTTTGCAGCGGCCAGCCTCAAGACCGCATTGGACGAAATCGTTGCCGGATACGAAAACCAGAC contains:
- a CDS encoding Z1 domain-containing protein; amino-acid sequence: MSAQLKHLDNVVSQSLAHERKSGDDLRSFIKTMNAALNVNAAPEALEQLARDIEERFGITMGLGATVDDESFRPWLDEAKASIDPYYWDRYKKLLHKNGLPQDVVTGLDQITDRILGRLGNPGLAEKWDRRGMVVGHVQSGKTANYTGLICKAADAGYRLIVVIAGIHNNLRNQTQERIDEGFIGRDTGRLATQGKKGNRAIGVGLFDDRKVPVSLTNTLFDFKKGTASTNTSQIDSYKVPVVLVIKKNHSTLKNLLDWLRENSARGDDQMIDQPMLLIDDEADNASINTKYSKEDITKINSQIRDLLNMFHRSCYVGYTATPFANIFVDPDQYDDVLKEDLFPKHFIVGLDAPSNYFGAKKIFIDGIPDEGDPVWLRTIRDNEDILPIKHKIDRKVDELPESLKEAARAFLIARTIRNLRGQASSHCSMLVNASRFTDVQGRLRNRLHEYLGAILDSLRVNGSRGRDGLRDPQIAALQKTWQREYAEAELDWDPIQSAMLDAVAPAKVVEVNSRSNGLDYSGESPVGQTVISVGGFSLSRGLTLEGLTITWFLRNTMMYDTLMQMGRWFGYRGGYEDLCRIWMPSEAIDWYAHIAEASEELHLELKKMEKAKASPADFGLAVRSHPASLLVTARNKMGSGQKHVLIGLSNAWVETAKISAKPADISANEDAARKFLEGLSSAGFHRSSAKKETGGFLIRDVSVNLIDNFLLAWRNHEQAFLTQTTPIRSYIGERQHDELEKWDVLVTSVSGDTELFDIAGWRVGPQVRSVGYKDLTDHMLSMSGKRARIASRGVEKIGVEPVKAKQAEEEYLQSLKEDGKPESHRPSFPDRIYRQVRDKPLFVLHVVKVRPPEEGDLPHLDRIPDRPVIGWSISFPQSAKPSDRVEYIINTQKFREIYGSDEEDDGAFEDD
- a CDS encoding helix-turn-helix domain-containing protein, with the translated sequence MATYVERRVLELKPTKSQAEIAAQVGYVNPNMITMIKQGSSKVALDRVPALAKALECDAAYLMRLAIEQSIGLTAAEAVFEVFGEPVTSNELGWLKAIRKASNNTDPRLTSRSETAIKTIFGR
- a CDS encoding ATP-binding protein, with protein sequence MADIIDNSVTSGAGRVEVLAETTTDEPWIAIVDDGSGMTEAELIEAMRPGSKNPLAEREGHDLGRFGLGLKSASFSQCRQLTVISRRDGHTSGATWDLDKVAKKNVWNVDLEDDLHGLPAVDRLPETGTIVLWRKLDRLSTNFRHDTAKRSAEINKALSGAERHLRLCFHRYMEGSRPKLKLLLNGRLLAPNDPFATTHKATQVDPEEVLPLVRGEVVTQCYTLPHHKMMSRAEWEELGGPEGHLRSQGFYIYREKRLIIAGSWLGLARQTELTKLSRVRVDIPNTMDADWKIDVRKASAQMPPIVRERLRKIVERLQGTSKRTYQRRGRKLVSEENLPLWNRIQKDGGIVYRPNIEHPSIKGFSDLLPEEFRHGFRACITLLGSGLPVAALHADMLGGAESVESDRSDFADLSEMAETAIRELLKTGMTGSEILKTLCSTEPFVNHKDSVRQLAEEIEQGEH
- a CDS encoding DUF6538 domain-containing protein, whose translation is MAGRVRHLVNRSGRYHARVVVPKDLRGIIGKTELRIPLGGDRREALKLLPGAVTQIQHQIAVAEQKANPNQQPNSPARFPLAPGQIAHSHYHQRMALDDQLRNDPRYSAVGIDDLLVERLRTAIAGNANDAELGELVGAQIERFRAAGNLDAAPGSTEWREIARALCHAELEALAHVAERDEGDFTGKPTASIIVNAQPSENAPTPVSIKQLWKGYVAHRQQAGFMRSGTGRQQPVIDKLVKHLKHDDATRVTKKDLIAWRDCLMNDLSAKTVSDVYLSTIRSLFSWAVENEMLTENPTANVRQAKPKKQHTRERGYVVTEANKVLRASRTYQPNEDERGYVREKSHLVDAKRWAPIICAFTGARISEITQLRKEDVRKIDGHWVVRITPDAGSIKTGGYRDAPLHPQIISEGFIDFVEASNPGPMFHGGTKQEDYSRKAKRIANQVAAWLSKSGLAPEGLLPNHAWRHRFKTQCRELGISDRVVDAIQGHAGKTAGDDYGDVTLTAKINAIEPLPWYELSGN